The genomic segment ATACTTGTGATCCATCATTTGTTATTAGATAGCCTTCATTATTGATTTTGAAATTTCCGTCTCTTGTATAAACTTCTTTATTTCCATTTTGAGCTACAAAAAATCCTCTACCATCTATAGCAAAATCCGTCATACTATCTGTTGATTTAAATGCTCCTTGTGTAAAAACTGTTTCAACATCATTAACTTTTACGCCCATATTTAAATTTCCAATGTCATTTTTAACGTATTTATCTCCTACAAGCTTTTGTCTGTTAGATATCATCACGTCTTCAAAGCTACTTTTTGTAAGCTCACGTTTTTTATATCCTGTATTATTAACATTAGCTATATTATTAGTTACTACTTCCTGATCATTTTGAAGCGCTATTAATCCTGAAACAGAAGTATAGAATCCTCTTATCACTTTAATTGTCCCCTTTCAAAATAGATTTACGTTCGCTTTCATAAATCATACCTAAAGCTCTAGCCTTTTCCTCTATCTGGCTATCCGAAAGACTAGCAGTATATTTATATCCAAACATAAATATAACTCCTAAAACCAATCCTATTCCTATACCCAATAAGATCTTCCTATCCATGAGAAATATAAATTTATTTTTTATTTTTTGAATAAGCCTTTTACTAATAATACTTCCCCCTTACTCACAGATAATTCGCGACATATTTCATCTTCTGTTAACCCTGCATTTAAAAGTCTTTTTATGCTCTGAGTCTTGTTACTATCCGCACTTTCTGAAAAATTAATTTCAGATATCACTCCAATTTCTTCGTCTATATCAGTATCTGTTAAAGATTCAGTATATTCATCATCCAGATCCATTATACTATCATCCACAATGTACAGTCTTTTAGATTTTTTATGATCTTCTTTATCTTCGCCATAATTTATACTGTCATCTATATCATATTTATCTAGAAAATCTTCAATTTCTAGATCTTCTTTATTTTCGTATCCTTCTTCACCATTCTTAAGCTCTTTTAAATCACTTTTTATTTTAATAATTTCTTCCTGTAATTCAGTTAGACTTTCTGCAATATCTCTTCTTAAAAGTCCTATTTCCATTTTATAATCATTTAATTCCTCTTTACTATCTTGTAACACACTTTGAAATGATATATTTAATGCATCATTTTCTTTATTTATATTATTTTCTCTCTTGATAACACGATAATTATAAACTATTAAACTGAATCCTATTATCAGTAATATTAATGGCATAAAACACCTCTGTTCAATGCACAATGCTTAATGCTCAATTCACATTTCACAATGCACAATTATTTGTTAAATTCACACTGCTCAGTTCACAATGCATAGTTATTTATTGAATGCACAATACACATTTATTCATTTACAGTTTTTAGTCCACAATTTATTATGCCACACTTCATGTTATATTTTCACACTTCGAAAATATATTTAATTTTTTAAGCCATAGCAAAATGTAATTCCAATTTTTTATATTCCAGTGCTTAAATTTTTAACGATTATCTACAACTCACAATCTCTTTTAACCTAATCAACACATATATCTCTGTCCAATCTTAATTATGAAATTTGAATTGTAAATTGTGCACTGTGAATTATATATTAATCAATATAATGCAATTTTCTCATGCACTCTCTCAAGCTACTAATAGCTCTACTATGTAATTGGCAAACTCTAGATTCGGAAACGCTTAATACTGTTCCTATCTCTTTTAAAGTTAATCCCTCATAATAATAAAGATTTAATACTATTCTATCTTTTTCTTTAAGGAGATCAATTGCCTTTGTTAAAATCTCTAGTTGCTCCTTATCTTGTAAGTGAGCATCAGGACTTGGACTATTTTTATCTTCTATAATTCCAATAAGGTTTACATCCTCATCATCCGAAAAAATTACATTTTCCAGTGATACCATTGAAATATAATTTATGTAATTTTCAATTTCTCCTACTTCACTTATAGATATCCCAAGATATTTTGCAATCTCATCATTAGTAGGTTCCCTTAATAGTTCTAACTGCAATGTGTCTATCGCTTTATTGTATCTATTTAGTTTGTCCATTGCCCCTTTAGATATAGGTCTATTTTTCCTCAGCTCATCTATCATAGCACCTTTTATTCTTATAGACGCATATGATGAAAATTTCATTCCTTTCGTATTGTCAAACTTATTTAACGCATCCATAAGCCCAACCATACCATAACTAACTAAGTCCTCATATTCCATGTATTTGTTCTTTCCAAACATAACCCTCGAGGCAATATACTTTACTAACGGGATATATTCTTGTATGATCTGCTCTTTTCCATCAACGTCTTTTAATGCGTGCATATCCTTATTACCTCCCCATAAACTCATTTCTCAATTTATATTCGCAAACTCTTTCAATTTTTACTTTTAAGCCATTAGAACAAAACTGGCCTTAAAAATCCAAAATTTAATTCACTAAATTTACATATTAGCTCTTTGCCTTCTCATTATTTCGAAAAGCTCTTGAATCATTTTTTCACTTTGAGCTGGAGTAATATCAATAAATCTTAATCCACACAATTTTTCTTTATCTGGAGTGTTTTCAATTCTTACAATATCACACTTAATTTCGACTTCAATTTTGCTTAATTTTAAGCTAACCAATATCAAATCTTCTTTAGTAATTTCTTCATTTATTTTAAATTTTAATCCACCAGCACTCAAATCAACCATTAATCCATCTTTATAAGGTATCTTAGGAATATCTTCCTCATCGATCCCAGTAATCTTTTTATATTTAACTGGATTTAATAACCCAACTCTGAAAAAATTCCTTCTTTGTATTTTTACAATATTAAATGGTGTTGAGATTTTATAGTATATTATGCTTCCTTCTTTACCTCTTGAAATTACTTCGCATGAAAAGTTAAAACATCCATTTTCACTTAAGTAAGTATTCATTTCGATCTTTTCTCCTGCGTGAAGCATTAAATAATCACCATCACAAACAGGAACATTCATTTTTAAAAAGTCATCCTCTACATCCATTATTAGAGCTTTATATGCTTTTTCTCCTATTATTACTTCCACTCTATCATTAACTTTTAAGTTAAAATTAAGCACCTTAAAATCCTCCTATGAAAATATATTAAATAATCTTTTAAACATTCCTTTTGCTCCATCTGATGAATCCACTTCTTGTCCCAAAAGTTTCGAAGCTATTTTTTCTATATCTTTAGACGCATCACAATTAGGATATAATATAACAAAAGGTTTTTGCTGCCTAACACTTTGCACTAATTTTTTATCTTCTAATATGCATCCCAAATATTCAACATCTATCTTTAAAAATTTAGTAACTGCCCTATTAAATTTATTATAAGTTTCTTCGCCTTCCTCTTTAGTAAAGGCTTTATTTACAATTATTTTTGCCTTAGTCTTGAGATTATAGTGATCTGTTGCTTTAATTAAACTATATCCGTCTGTTAACGACGTAGGCTCAGGAGTAGTTACAATAATTAATTCTTCTGAAGCTGCTATAAAAGATAAGACATCTTTATTAACTCCAGCTCCTGTATCCATTAATATATAATCATACTCATCCAATGTCTCGAGTTTTTCTATAAATAATTTCTTTTGATCTTCTTCTAATTCTTGAGCTTTACTTAAAGCAGACCCTGCTGGAATTAAATCAACGCCATTGGTTCCTGTTATAATTATATCTTTTATTTCCAATCCAGTAAATATAATATCAAATATATTGTGCTTGGGATATAATCCCATTAATACATCATCATTTCCCATACCCAAATCAGCATCAAAAATCAAAACTTTCTTTCCTTTATTTTGAAGTAATATTGCTAGGTTCACAACAAAATTACTTTTTCCAACTCCTCCTTTTCCAGACGTTACTGTTATTATTTTTGTAGTTGTCTTATTTATTTCTTGTTCTTCATTGTTAATCAATTTTCGTAATGATTCAGCCTGATCTAGCATAGAATCTCCTCCCCTAGGATAAAATTAGCAATTTCTTCCTTTGTAGGTACCATTATATCATCTGGAACATTTTGCCCTATAGTTACAAAGCTAACTGGCTTGTTAGCAATTTTAGCAATATTATATAAAGAACCATACACAGTAGTCTCATCAAGTTTAGTAATAATAATATTATCATACTCAAGCCCTGAATAGCCTGTAAGTATGGATTTTATATCACTATTTTTAGTAGTTGCACTTATTACCATATTTACATGGTCAGGGTTTGCTTTTTGTACAAATGCTCTAAGCTCTGAAATTTGCATCGCATTTTTGCTGCTTCTTCCTGTAGTATCTATAAGAACAACGTCACAGTTACTCATTGCTTCAATGGCATCTTCCATTTCCTTCATTGTAATTACAACTTTAAAAGGTATATTCATTATTTCTGCATATGTTTTAAGTTGCTCAATAGCTCCAATTCTATATGTATCTACTGTAATTAATCCTACCTTCTTTTTTTCG from the Clostridium beijerinckii genome contains:
- a CDS encoding flagellar basal-body rod protein FlgG, with protein sequence MIRGFYTSVSGLIALQNDQEVVTNNIANVNNTGYKKRELTKSSFEDVMISNRQKLVGDKYVKNDIGNLNMGVKVNDVETVFTQGAFKSTDSMTDFAIDGRGFFVAQNGNKEVYTRDGNFKINNEGYLITNDGSQVLGINNSTGAREPIYVGDSKFSIDGDNNINIDGVGAADKLLTADFQNYNTLEPIGDNYSTMDNPIYNAKVNVRQNFLESSNVDPSTELVKLMEIKRQFETNQKFVKMQDETVQKAASELGRV
- a CDS encoding FliA/WhiG family RNA polymerase sigma factor; this encodes MHALKDVDGKEQIIQEYIPLVKYIASRVMFGKNKYMEYEDLVSYGMVGLMDALNKFDNTKGMKFSSYASIRIKGAMIDELRKNRPISKGAMDKLNRYNKAIDTLQLELLREPTNDEIAKYLGISISEVGEIENYINYISMVSLENVIFSDDEDVNLIGIIEDKNSPSPDAHLQDKEQLEILTKAIDLLKEKDRIVLNLYYYEGLTLKEIGTVLSVSESRVCQLHSRAISSLRECMRKLHYID
- a CDS encoding flagellar brake protein, translating into MLNFNLKVNDRVEVIIGEKAYKALIMDVEDDFLKMNVPVCDGDYLMLHAGEKIEMNTYLSENGCFNFSCEVISRGKEGSIIYYKISTPFNIVKIQRRNFFRVGLLNPVKYKKITGIDEEDIPKIPYKDGLMVDLSAGGLKFKINEEITKEDLILVSLKLSKIEVEIKCDIVRIENTPDKEKLCGLRFIDITPAQSEKMIQELFEIMRRQRANM
- a CDS encoding MinD/ParA family protein gives rise to the protein MLDQAESLRKLINNEEQEINKTTTKIITVTSGKGGVGKSNFVVNLAILLQNKGKKVLIFDADLGMGNDDVLMGLYPKHNIFDIIFTGLEIKDIIITGTNGVDLIPAGSALSKAQELEEDQKKLFIEKLETLDEYDYILMDTGAGVNKDVLSFIAASEELIIVTTPEPTSLTDGYSLIKATDHYNLKTKAKIIVNKAFTKEEGEETYNKFNRAVTKFLKIDVEYLGCILEDKKLVQSVRQQKPFVILYPNCDASKDIEKIASKLLGQEVDSSDGAKGMFKRLFNIFS